A single Gemmatimonadota bacterium DNA region contains:
- a CDS encoding type IV pilus twitching motility protein PilT gives MAEPRKTVAQPAGGAAPAAAPAAGAAAAPPYNFKFVLQTMAQQGGSDLHLKIGRAPTMRLNGELVAMDLPALRPEDLRSIGEQIIPPKQRREFDEAKDADFAIGVPGVGRFRVNVYQQRGSLAYAFRAIAFQALSMEELNLPGVLKEIAMRPRGLVLVTGITGSGKSTALASMIQYVNENKHANVITIEDPIEFLHRDIKCHINQREVGTDTTSFAQALRRVLRQDPDIIMIGEIRDLETLEIALKAADTGHMVFSTLHTMDATQTINRILSFYPPHEQADIRFQLSTALQAVICLRLVPRADKAGRIPATEILVNSAAVSENIRDATKALSIPELIREGTVQYGMQSFDQSLLNWYKQGVISYESALAASTSPSEFALRVQGIAGSSEGDWSQVNQGAR, from the coding sequence ATGGCTGAGCCGCGCAAGACCGTGGCGCAGCCCGCGGGAGGGGCCGCACCCGCCGCCGCGCCCGCGGCCGGCGCCGCGGCCGCGCCGCCGTACAACTTCAAGTTCGTGCTGCAGACGATGGCCCAGCAGGGCGGGTCCGACCTGCACCTCAAGATCGGTCGCGCGCCCACCATGCGACTCAACGGCGAGCTCGTCGCGATGGATCTCCCGGCGCTCCGCCCCGAGGACCTGCGCTCGATCGGCGAGCAGATCATCCCGCCCAAGCAGCGGCGCGAGTTCGATGAGGCCAAGGACGCCGACTTCGCGATCGGCGTGCCCGGCGTCGGCCGCTTCCGCGTGAACGTCTACCAGCAGCGCGGCTCGCTCGCCTACGCCTTCCGCGCGATCGCCTTCCAGGCGCTCAGCATGGAGGAGCTCAACCTCCCGGGCGTGCTGAAGGAGATCGCGATGCGCCCGCGCGGTCTCGTGCTCGTCACCGGCATCACCGGATCGGGCAAGTCGACCGCGCTCGCGTCGATGATCCAGTACGTCAACGAGAACAAGCACGCGAACGTGATCACGATCGAGGATCCGATCGAGTTCCTCCATCGCGACATCAAGTGCCACATCAACCAGCGCGAGGTGGGGACCGACACCACCTCGTTCGCCCAGGCGCTCCGCCGCGTGCTCCGGCAGGACCCCGACATCATCATGATCGGCGAGATCCGCGACCTCGAGACGCTCGAGATCGCGCTCAAGGCGGCCGACACGGGGCACATGGTCTTCTCGACGCTCCACACGATGGACGCGACGCAGACGATCAACCGCATCCTCTCGTTCTATCCGCCGCACGAGCAGGCCGACATCCGCTTCCAGCTCTCGACCGCGCTGCAGGCCGTGATCTGCCTCCGCCTCGTCCCGCGCGCCGACAAGGCGGGGCGCATCCCGGCCACCGAGATCCTCGTCAACAGCGCCGCCGTCTCCGAGAACATCCGCGACGCGACCAAGGCCCTGTCGATCCCGGAACTCATCCGCGAGGGCACGGTGCAGTACGGCATGCAGTCGTTCGACCAGTCGCTCCTCAACTGGTACAAGCAGGGCGTCATCTCCTACGAATCCGCACTCGCCGCGTCGACGAGCCCCAGCGAGTTCGCCCTGCGCGTGCAGGGCATCGCCGGGTCGTCCGAGGGCGATTGGAGCCAGGTCAACCAGGGCGCACGCTAA
- the accC gene encoding acetyl-CoA carboxylase biotin carboxylase subunit, with amino-acid sequence MFKKVLIANRGEIALRVIRACRELGVETVAVYSEADRESLHVRFADDDVCIGPAPARDSYLRIPRLIAAAEITGADAIHPGYGFLAENAEFAETCAASGITFIGPTPHQIRTMGDKSAARAAMIANGVPVVPGSPGPVEDVDEALAIAEKMGFPVIIKASAGGGGKGMRVARDIDDFARSFQLARSEALSAFGNGSVYVEKYLERPRHVEFQILGDTHGNVIHLGERDCSVQRRHQKLVEEAPCPVMTPELRERMGAAAVKGAKAIDYVGAGTIEMLLDQDGSFYFMEMNTRIQVEHPVTEMLTGVDLVKEQIRVAAGLPMRELKTPELRGHVIECRVNAEDPARNFQPSPGRIEVFHMPGGNGIRVDTHAYAGYSVPPYYDSMIAKLIVHGRDREEALAKMRLALETFIIQGVTTTIPFLGTLMDHPKFVAGDVHTKFLEQEGADLFA; translated from the coding sequence GTGTTCAAGAAAGTCCTCATCGCCAATCGCGGCGAGATCGCGCTGCGCGTCATCCGCGCCTGCCGCGAACTCGGTGTCGAGACCGTCGCCGTCTACTCCGAGGCGGATCGCGAGTCGCTCCACGTCCGGTTCGCTGACGATGACGTCTGCATCGGACCGGCGCCGGCGCGCGACTCGTACCTGCGCATCCCGCGCCTGATCGCCGCCGCCGAGATCACCGGCGCCGACGCCATCCATCCCGGCTACGGCTTCCTCGCCGAGAACGCCGAGTTCGCCGAGACCTGCGCCGCGAGCGGCATCACGTTCATCGGCCCGACGCCGCACCAGATCCGCACGATGGGCGACAAGTCCGCCGCCCGCGCCGCGATGATCGCCAACGGCGTGCCCGTCGTGCCCGGCTCGCCGGGCCCGGTCGAGGATGTCGACGAGGCGCTCGCGATCGCCGAGAAGATGGGCTTCCCGGTGATCATCAAGGCCTCGGCGGGCGGCGGCGGCAAGGGGATGCGCGTCGCGCGCGACATCGACGACTTCGCCCGCTCGTTCCAGCTCGCGCGCTCCGAGGCCCTCAGCGCCTTCGGCAATGGCTCCGTCTACGTCGAGAAGTACCTCGAGCGCCCGCGCCACGTCGAGTTCCAGATCCTCGGCGACACGCACGGCAACGTCATCCACCTCGGCGAACGCGACTGCTCCGTGCAGCGCCGCCACCAGAAGCTCGTCGAGGAAGCGCCCTGTCCGGTGATGACGCCGGAGCTGCGCGAGCGCATGGGCGCCGCGGCGGTGAAGGGGGCCAAGGCGATCGACTACGTCGGCGCCGGCACCATCGAGATGCTCCTCGACCAGGACGGGTCGTTCTACTTCATGGAGATGAACACGCGCATCCAGGTGGAGCATCCGGTCACCGAGATGCTCACCGGCGTGGACCTCGTGAAGGAGCAGATCCGCGTCGCCGCCGGGCTCCCGATGCGCGAGCTCAAGACGCCGGAACTGCGCGGGCACGTCATCGAATGCCGCGTGAACGCCGAGGACCCGGCGCGCAACTTCCAGCCGAGCCCGGGGAGGATCGAGGTCTTCCACATGCCCGGCGGGAACGGCATCCGCGTCGATACGCACGCGTACGCGGGCTACTCGGTGCCGCCGTACTACGACTCGATGATCGCCAAGCTCATCGTGCACGGCCGCGACCGCGAGGAAGCCCTCGCCAAGATGCGCCTCGCGCTCGAGACGTTCATCATCCAGGGCGTGACGACGACGATCCCGTTCCTCGGGACGCTCATGGATCACCCGAAGTTCGTCGCGGGCGACGTCCATACGAAGTTCCTCGAGCAGGAAGGGGCCGACCTGTTCGCATGA
- a CDS encoding serine/threonine protein kinase, producing the protein MTQTWTSSGTEPLIDRLRRAVIGRYDVYAELGQGGMASVFLALDLALDRKVAIKVMAPALMTSADNVERFKREAKVAAALNHPHIIGILAVGDDPELAYFVMKFVEGRSLDSVIRDEGPQSVPFVQSVIASAGKALHYAHTRGVIHRDVKPANFMLDQDGWLVVTDFGIAKQGDVKGLTVTGSLIGTPYYMSPEQFHGRPVSPAADQYALGIVAYELLTGTQPYTGDTVAEVMRGHLFDEVPDVRQARPEVPAEIAACISRMLAKEPEERFATLEDAVLAFGAISPTQEVQVRTQIIELARTGVMQQPQINVPLSPIPQVRTRPAVTPPPRGSASVGARAGASAAQLAATTPVPGIRPSRTDRAAVPETRVSVPAPSRSRMPLIAALTLLVGVGGATAVLRPDLLGLGAASAIDTTAPAALLVDSVALRDSLERASLASAAAAATADSLARVDSIARADSVARVVAQAQADSVARADSVRRAAAARPAPTRPATQPTRPALRPGAAALLRARKDGRRTAVPPRNP; encoded by the coding sequence ATGACGCAGACGTGGACATCGTCGGGGACCGAACCGCTCATCGACCGGCTGCGCCGGGCGGTGATCGGGCGCTACGACGTCTACGCCGAACTGGGGCAGGGCGGGATGGCGAGCGTCTTCCTCGCCCTCGACCTCGCGCTCGACCGGAAGGTCGCGATCAAGGTGATGGCGCCGGCGCTGATGACGTCGGCGGACAACGTCGAACGCTTCAAGCGCGAGGCCAAGGTCGCCGCGGCGCTCAATCATCCGCACATCATCGGCATCCTCGCGGTCGGTGACGATCCCGAGCTCGCGTACTTCGTGATGAAGTTCGTGGAGGGCCGCTCGCTCGACTCCGTCATCCGCGACGAGGGGCCGCAGTCGGTGCCCTTCGTGCAGAGCGTCATCGCGTCGGCGGGGAAGGCGCTGCACTACGCGCACACGCGCGGTGTCATCCACCGCGACGTGAAGCCGGCGAACTTCATGCTCGACCAGGACGGCTGGCTCGTCGTCACCGACTTCGGGATCGCGAAGCAGGGGGACGTGAAGGGGCTCACCGTCACCGGCTCGCTCATCGGCACGCCGTACTACATGTCGCCCGAGCAGTTCCACGGGCGGCCGGTCTCGCCGGCGGCGGACCAGTATGCGCTGGGGATCGTCGCCTACGAACTCCTCACGGGGACGCAACCCTACACGGGCGACACCGTGGCCGAGGTGATGCGCGGCCACCTGTTCGACGAGGTGCCCGACGTGCGGCAGGCGCGCCCCGAGGTCCCGGCCGAGATCGCGGCCTGCATCTCGCGGATGCTCGCCAAGGAGCCGGAGGAGCGCTTCGCGACGCTCGAGGACGCGGTGCTCGCGTTCGGCGCCATCTCGCCGACGCAGGAAGTGCAGGTCCGGACGCAGATCATCGAGCTGGCGCGGACGGGCGTGATGCAGCAGCCGCAGATCAACGTGCCCTTGAGTCCCATCCCGCAGGTGCGGACGCGGCCCGCGGTCACGCCGCCGCCGCGTGGGAGCGCGAGTGTCGGCGCGCGCGCGGGGGCGAGCGCCGCGCAGCTCGCGGCCACGACGCCCGTGCCGGGCATTCGTCCTTCACGTACCGATCGCGCGGCGGTGCCGGAGACACGGGTGAGCGTGCCGGCGCCATCCCGGTCGCGCATGCCGTTGATCGCCGCGCTCACCCTCCTCGTCGGCGTGGGTGGCGCGACCGCCGTCCTCCGGCCGGATCTGCTCGGACTCGGTGCGGCCTCCGCGATCGACACAACGGCTCCCGCCGCCCTCCTGGTCGATTCGGTGGCCCTGCGCGATTCGCTCGAGCGCGCGTCCCTCGCAAGCGCCGCGGCCGCCGCGACCGCTGACTCGCTCGCCCGGGTCGACTCGATCGCGCGTGCCGATTCGGTGGCGCGCGTGGTGGCGCAGGCGCAGGCCGATTCCGTCGCGCGGGCCGACTCCGTCCGCCGCGCCGCGGCCGCGCGTCCCGCGCCGACCCGTCCCGCGACGCAGCCGACCCGACCCGCGCTCCGCCCTGGTGCGGCCGCACTCCTGCGCGCTCGCAAGGATGGCCGCCGCACGGCCGTCCCGCCGCGCAATCCCTGA
- a CDS encoding 2-phosphosulfolactate phosphatase — protein sequence MRTYLRWQDVNPTELRGHAAVVIDVLRWSTVVVTALTNGAEWVDAVATPDDARSHAATLGRAGIVLGGERGNVALPGFDAGNSPLEYTADRVQGLGVVTTTTNGTQGLLAAREADAVIVGAFVNLPAVLRALEGERLAGRPVALIACGQEGEQALEDVACAGAIATAIGGIVIDVATERACAEWARAGRDPRTVMEQAPHAATLRAAGFGADLEFAARVGAFDTVPRRASANRLRAS from the coding sequence ATGCGCACCTACCTCCGTTGGCAGGACGTCAATCCGACCGAACTGCGGGGGCACGCCGCCGTCGTGATCGATGTGCTCCGGTGGTCGACGGTCGTCGTCACCGCGCTGACGAATGGCGCCGAGTGGGTCGATGCCGTCGCCACGCCCGACGACGCACGCTCGCACGCGGCGACGCTCGGGCGCGCGGGCATCGTGCTCGGCGGCGAACGCGGCAATGTCGCGCTGCCCGGGTTCGATGCCGGCAACTCGCCGCTCGAGTACACCGCCGACCGCGTGCAGGGGCTTGGCGTCGTGACGACCACCACCAACGGGACCCAGGGCCTGCTCGCGGCCCGTGAGGCCGACGCGGTCATCGTCGGGGCGTTCGTGAACCTGCCCGCCGTGCTGCGCGCGCTCGAGGGTGAGCGGCTCGCGGGCCGGCCCGTCGCGCTCATCGCGTGCGGCCAGGAGGGGGAGCAGGCGCTCGAGGACGTCGCCTGCGCCGGTGCCATCGCGACCGCCATCGGCGGCATCGTGATCGACGTCGCCACCGAGCGCGCCTGCGCGGAGTGGGCGCGCGCCGGACGCGACCCGCGCACGGTGATGGAGCAGGCGCCGCACGCGGCCACGCTGCGCGCCGCGGGGTTCGGCGCCGACCTGGAGTTCGCCGCCCGTGTCGGGGCGTTCGACACCGTGCCCCGGCGGGCGAGTGCGAACCGGCTCCGCGCGTCATAG